Proteins encoded within one genomic window of Lagenorhynchus albirostris chromosome 9, mLagAlb1.1, whole genome shotgun sequence:
- the LOC132525264 gene encoding LOW QUALITY PROTEIN: olfactory receptor 10A3-like (The sequence of the model RefSeq protein was modified relative to this genomic sequence to represent the inferred CDS: inserted 1 base in 1 codon; deleted 3 bases in 2 codons) translates to MKRQNQSSVVEFILSGFSNFPELQGQLFGVFLVDYLVTLMGNAIIIVIISLEQSLYVPMYLFLLNLSVVYVSFSAVIMPEMLVALSNEKSMITFAGCFAQTYFILLFGGTECFLLGAMAYDQFAAICRPLSYPMIMNKGXFMKLVIFSWVSGIMVATVQTSWVFSFPFCGPNEINHLFCETPPRLELACADILLFEIYAFTGTVLIVMLPFLLILLSYIPILSAILKMSSTTGRQKAFSTCASYFMSVTLFCGTASMTYLQPKSGYSPETKKLMSLSYSLLTPLLNPLIYNLRNSELKRALMKLWLRKVDLYTF, encoded by the exons atgaaaaggcaaaaccaaAGCTCTGTGGTTGAATTCATCCTCTCGGGCTTTTCTAATTTTCCTGAACTCCAAGGGCagctctttggggttttcttggtTGATTACCTGGTGACTCTGATGGGAAATGCCATCATTATAGTCATCATTTCCCTGGAACAGAGCTTATACGTTCCCATGTATTTGTTTCTCCTGAACTTGTCTGTGGTGTATGTGAGTTTCAGTGCAGTCATTATGCCTGAAATGCTGGTGGCCCTCTCcaatgaa aaaagtatgatCACCTTTGCAGGCTGTTTTGCACAGAcgtatttcattcttctttttggtGGGACCGAATGTTTTCTCCTGGGGGCAATGGCTTATGACCAATTTGCTGCAATCTGCCGTCCTCTGAGCTACCCAATGATTATGAACAAAG TTTTCATGAAATTAGTTATATTCTCATGGGTCTCAGGGATCATGGTGGCTACTGTGCAGACCTCATGGGTTTTTAGTTTTCCCTTCTGTGGCCCCAATGAAATTAATCATCTTTTCTGTGAGACTCCCCCAAG GCTAGAGCTTGCATGTGCAGACATCCTTTTATTTGAAATCTATGCATTCACTGGCACCGTTTTGATTGTTATGCTTCCTTTCTTGTTGATACTCCTGTCTTACATTCCAATCCTCTCTGCCATCCTGAAGATGTCATCAACCACTGGGAGGCAAAAGGCCTTTTCCACCTGTGCCTCCTATTTCATGTCTGTTACCCTCTTCTGTGGCACAGCCAGTATGACTTACTTACAACCCAAATCTGGCTACTCCCCAGAAACCAAGAAGCTGATGTCCTTGTCTTACTCACTT TTAACGCCTCTGCTGAATCCACTGATCTACAATTTGAGAAACAGTGAGCTGAAAAGAgctttgatgaaattatggctaaGAAAAGTGGATTTATATACATTCTGA